One segment of Mycolicibacterium neworleansense DNA contains the following:
- a CDS encoding SNF2-related protein — protein sequence MDSADPTELIRHADATLARVGKLRAEIADRIRASTDEVVTETLQSAPLPHLRPYLARGARLGALTNSYRTVAEVHTVPARVLTQVPGVDIEAAQSVQAAAQAMADHIRTTTRPRLRAGQDTELLTSLLTLVRAEAPVKQLRRLMPRLRSNTASEQLLESVHVLLDRIDDAHHSDGDVWAHYRADPRPVDQMLSDFASGTTDVDAAQGFVGAEVAAQVEQTRLNRTLLRTELRGYQEFGARYALARERVLLCDDLGLGKTLQALTVAAHLAATQQLRHTLVVCQPHTGIHWAAETAKHTALRAIEIRGSERDARLENWKSSGGVAILSYDTLQRIKLPERPGLVIVDEAHLLRDPKSDRARAVRNVLASDNRVLFLSGVPMHQRIGGFRHLADFLQPDVAGKVAPNAGDRGSIAFRRAVDRVYLRRDFRDVVDELPVRIATEEWVRPSRADRERYRQAVTSGNFTAIRQAAWPSGAPTPAAKLDRLVELTNEAHINGARVVVFSHFPAVLDVVRKALPGNIFGPVDASVPDQQAVVDAFATDRGPATLLAHIGTGALDLRRLSTPAVFIITEPQWQPRTERQVIGRTQRLSELHTVRVYRLLARGTVDEPIRRLAQHPDQAPPHQDEVVRAEQARLARAGLTAKFSGSG from the coding sequence ATGGACAGCGCCGACCCCACCGAGCTGATCCGTCATGCCGACGCCACCCTGGCCCGCGTTGGCAAACTCCGGGCCGAGATCGCCGACCGGATCCGCGCGAGCACCGATGAGGTCGTGACCGAGACGCTGCAATCGGCGCCGCTGCCGCACCTGCGCCCGTACCTGGCGCGCGGCGCCCGTCTCGGCGCGCTCACCAACAGCTACCGCACCGTCGCCGAAGTCCACACCGTGCCGGCCCGGGTCTTGACCCAGGTGCCGGGTGTCGACATCGAGGCCGCGCAGTCGGTGCAGGCCGCGGCCCAGGCCATGGCTGACCACATCCGCACCACCACGCGGCCCCGGCTGCGCGCCGGGCAGGACACCGAGCTGCTCACCTCACTGCTGACACTGGTGCGGGCCGAGGCGCCGGTCAAACAACTGCGGCGGCTCATGCCGCGACTACGCAGCAACACCGCATCAGAGCAGCTGCTCGAATCGGTGCATGTTCTCCTCGACCGCATCGACGACGCCCATCACAGCGACGGTGACGTGTGGGCGCACTACCGCGCCGACCCGCGCCCCGTCGACCAGATGTTGAGCGATTTCGCCTCCGGGACAACCGATGTGGACGCCGCACAGGGATTTGTCGGCGCCGAGGTCGCCGCACAGGTCGAGCAGACCAGGTTGAACCGCACCCTGTTGCGGACCGAATTACGCGGATACCAGGAATTCGGCGCCCGCTACGCGCTGGCACGGGAGCGGGTCCTGCTGTGCGACGACCTGGGCCTGGGCAAGACCTTGCAGGCGCTGACCGTCGCCGCCCACCTGGCCGCCACCCAACAGCTGCGCCACACCCTGGTGGTGTGCCAGCCGCACACCGGCATCCATTGGGCCGCAGAAACCGCCAAGCACACCGCCCTGCGGGCGATCGAGATCCGGGGCAGCGAACGCGATGCGCGCCTTGAGAATTGGAAGAGCTCCGGCGGCGTGGCCATCCTCTCCTACGACACCCTGCAACGCATCAAACTGCCCGAGCGCCCCGGGCTGGTCATCGTCGACGAGGCCCACCTGCTGCGTGACCCGAAGTCCGACCGGGCCCGGGCCGTCCGCAACGTGCTGGCCTCCGACAACCGCGTGCTGTTCCTGTCCGGAGTGCCAATGCACCAGCGGATCGGTGGTTTTCGCCATCTCGCCGACTTCCTGCAACCCGACGTCGCCGGCAAGGTCGCGCCCAACGCGGGTGACCGCGGGTCGATCGCGTTCCGCCGCGCGGTGGACCGGGTGTACCTGCGACGCGACTTCCGCGACGTCGTCGACGAACTGCCGGTGCGCATCGCCACCGAGGAATGGGTGCGGCCCAGCCGCGCCGACCGGGAGCGCTACCGCCAGGCCGTCACCAGCGGCAACTTCACCGCGATCCGCCAGGCGGCCTGGCCGTCCGGGGCACCCACACCGGCAGCCAAGCTGGACCGGCTCGTCGAGCTCACCAACGAGGCCCACATCAACGGCGCCCGGGTGGTGGTGTTCTCACACTTTCCCGCGGTGCTGGACGTGGTTCGGAAAGCCTTGCCGGGCAATATCTTCGGGCCGGTGGACGCATCGGTGCCCGATCAGCAGGCAGTCGTCGACGCGTTCGCGACCGACCGCGGCCCGGCCACCCTCCTGGCCCACATCGGAACCGGAGCCCTGGACCTGCGTCGCCTCAGCACCCCGGCGGTCTTCATCATCACCGAACCGCAGTGGCAGCCGCGCACCGAACGGCAGGTGATCGGACGCACCCAGCGGCTCAGCGAACTGCACACCGTGCGGGTGTACCGGCTGCTGGCCCGGGGCACCGTCGACGAACCGATCCGGCGCCTGGCACAACATCCCGATCAAGCCCCGCCGCATCAGGACGAGGTGGTGCGCGCCGAGCAGGCCCGGCTGGCCCGGGCCGGGCTCACCGCCAAGTTCAGTGGAAGCGGTTGA